Part of the Vulpes vulpes isolate BD-2025 chromosome 13, VulVul3, whole genome shotgun sequence genome, AAGAGGTTGTTGGCGATGATTTATTAGCCAGGCAAGAATCAACAAACAAGTTCTAACATCTGTTCTCGCCAAACCATTCCTCAGACAACAGCAGCACTGGACCAGGGCCCAGACTCTAAGGCTCAGAGGGCCAAGGAAATCAGACTCCAGGAGGAGAAGCTAGGGCAGTGGGAGGCAGCAGGGGCACCCTTGCACCCTTCCTTGGAGGACTGTGCATCACcgagccaccaccaccaccacccaccggGTTCTCTGGGACTTTGGGGAGGGAGCCAGTGCCTGGGTCCCTGAAAGGGAGCTGAGTCTGCATCCGCTCCTCTGAACTCCAGGCTTCCTTGTGGGGGCCCTGATCTGTCCAGGGAACGGGGCTAAACTGGGATCTGGAGTTCCACCGGCACCCAGGCCTCCATGCTGTGGAACTCTGAAGAGCAGCCAGATTTCCTGTCAGGAAATCTCTGACATTTCCTGTGGAGAGGAGGACATGGGGTAAGAAAGGGTGCCAGGCAAGGGACCTAGGAAGCCTGGGTTCTAGTCCTTGGCCCTGGCCCAGTCACTATCCCTCTCTGGCTTGTCTCCACATCTGCACCTCCAGGGACTTGGCCTGGATCAGTGATGGCAAAAGAGACGCTGCTAtattgcctccctctctgcccacagcagacatcactaatcaataACAGTGCTCTgttctgctgagtgtggagatgACCTGAACATCCTTCACAGCACAGTGCTCTAGGCAGCTGCGACCAATGGATGGCAGTTGGCATGTGAGATGACACCTCTGTGCCATCTTTGCAATAGATGATGGCTGAGGTCCTTTCTAGTCTGATTGCCTACGGTTTGTTCTGTGCACATTTCCTGAGAAGGGCACCTGGGGTTCTAGGTTATCCCCCCCCAGCTCAGACTCACCATGCTACTGGGGAGGCCCCAGGGGAAGCCACACCTGTCCTTTGTCTTCTGTCCTCTGTCTAGAAAGATTGTGAGGGAGGGTGTGCCCccagcagggcagaggctggTGGGGCACAGGAGGGCCTTGTCCAGTCACAGAGTTCTCAGACTGTGGTCGCCAGGCTCCTGTATTCTGCAGAGAGAAGGATGATCCTAGGTCACGCCCTCTACCCTTCACCTCTCAGGCCTACCTGCAGCCTCAAGGGCTGTCCTCTGGTCTTAATGCATGTTGGCCTGCACAGAGGAGGCCTAAACTgctctcattcattcagcaaccATTTCCTGAGGACCAGCtctgtggcaggcactgtgctgggtgctctGGAAACAGATGACTAAGTCCCAGCCCCTGCTCAGGGGGCTTGCACTCTCCTGGGAATGAGTGGAGTTGGGTGTCCCAGGTGATCAGTGGTATGTGTGGCAGGTGTGTATGTAGCACAGGGGGATGGCCACTGTGGTTGTGTTTGGGAAATCTGCAGGGAACAGAAGGACAAACTGTCTTGAAGGATGGCTAGGGCAGTGGGAGGTGTGCTCAGAGAGACGTAAAGAGCTTAGTGAAGATGGCAGCAGCTGGTGGGGGGCTGACGAGGAGGTCCTCTGCCTGCACCAGTATGGATGGCCGCATGGGCCAGCTAGCTGTTTTAATCAACTGAGCCGTCCAGGAGCCCTGAGCTAGCTGTTTTAGAAAGACCATTCTGGCTTTCTTGGGGCAGAGTAAATCAGAAATGGCAAGATTGGTGGTTAGATCAGTTAGGAAGCTTGGAAAATCCTGATGATGGATGCTGAGGCTGCAgctgcgggcgggggggggggggggggggggggggatggtacCCAGCAGGAATCTGAGGCCTATGAGGAGTCAGGGTAGAGGGAATGTCGAGGGAGCCCTGGGGTTCTGGCTGGGATAGTCAGGTGGCTGGAGAGTCATTCTTCTGGCTGGGAAACAGAGGAGGGGCAGTCTGGGCAGAAAGGTGAGAGCTTGAGTGGGCTGCTGTGCCAATTTCAGGAGGCTGTGGGGTACTGGGGGCTGAGTGGGAGACGTGGGCTGCTGGTTCATCTCTAGTGCCCaagctgggggtgagggtggggagacaGGCTTAGGGGCTGAGGCAGGTCTGGGGCATCgcagggagggtggggaaagGCCTGTAGAGGGGGCAGAGGCCTAGGGAAAGGGTGGAGGTGGCCAGGAGGTGTCACGCCGCCCTGGACTGGGACACTGGCTTGCACTCATCAGAGGACTGAAgaggtgcggggtgggggtgagggttggCAAAGGGAGTGTGTggaggagcaggagagcaggTGCCCCCTCCCCTGAGCTCATCAGAGACAACAGGAGGGACTCCCAGTGCTCCCAGCTCTCAGGCtgtgaagggggaggggaggagggagggagccagtgGGAGAGGCCCAAGTTCCAACGAGGAAGAGAGGACGATGGCTGGAGCCAAGATTCctggtatggggggggggggggtgtctgggcGAGAGGGGCGGACCACTATTTCTCCTGAGAAGTGGAGAGGGATGACAGAGGGGAGGCTTGTCCCAGTGACCCCAGGGCGAAGACAGGGAGCCGCTTCCGGGCTCCTGGCAGCCCGGAGTCTCTCTTTGCCCCGCGATCTCGGACCTTCACCCTGGCCCCGGCATCCACTCGAACACCTTCGCTATCCTCCCCAGTCTGGCTTTCAGGACGTCCCCCCCGCGGTCCTCCTTCTCTGGGCACTGCTTTACCTGGCTTCCCGGGACAGGCCTGGACCGGCATTTCCGCAGGGCCCGGTGCCCGAGGACGCAGGGGGGCCCCCCGGCCCCAGGCGggacctccacctccacctccgcATAGACATTGCACGGGGCTTCCCCGGGGCTGCCCCGCCCCATGGCGTAGAAGGCGATGGGCTCGTCGGGCTCCTGGTAGATGGGATGGGAGGGCttggggggaggggccgggcgggGCTTCGGAGCCGGGCTTGTGTAGACTTCGGGGGGCAGCTGGGGCTTCGCAGGCAAGGGAGGCTtgggcctgggctgctggggagACTGGGAGAGAAGGCCAGGCCGGAGGGGAGGGGGCGTCAGAGCGACCCGGGCGGGGCTGAGGCTGCAGCCGGTGTCCtcggggccccgcccccgggtcctcgaggccccgccccgcgctggACCCGCCCTTtgccctccctcagcccctccgaGCCCAATACCTCCTTGGGCTCCCCGGCCCCCTCCTTCTGCGTGGGGGTTACGTTCTGCAACTTTTTGAGGATCAAGCCATACTGAGGGTGTGAGTCCTGGCTTTTGTTTCCAGAGTCCGGCATTTCAGTGCTCAGGGAAAGTCCGACGGGCTCGGGAGTCTGCAGGGAAAGGAAGCCTCAGGGATTTGGTGCAGGAGGGATGGTGGGTGGAGGTGGCCAGGTCATCCCGGAGACAAtcagctggtgctggtgcagggtgcgtgtggggaggggcacagagattCGGACCCCTTGGGTTCCCTGGGTGAGGAGCAGGGTTGGAGATGGTAAGGGGGCCCCACGGCAGGGGGGAAAGCAGCTCAGCTCACAGGCTGTATCTAGCATTGACCTCAGTTCCCCGGGGAACACAGCCAGTCTGCATTTGTGCCTGTGGTTGTAAAAATGCAACAAGACTTCAGAAGTCTTGAGCCTAAATATTTTCAGCATGGGGACAGATCTCCAAGACTGTCCCATCTGTTTATTTCTGTAGGAGCGGGGAGTACTCCTTGGAGTTTTAAGCTAGACAtttgaggggcagagagacagccTCCAGGAAGATGACCCTGACGGCGGGAAGGTCCCTTTCCATGATAGCTGGGCTTTAGCTCAGCAGCCTAGCTGTGCACATGCCCAGGGCTTCTGGTAGACTCAGGCCACAAGGCTTTCCTCATGCTTCTCGTGTTCACCAAGTGCATGTCCGCATCTGGAGATGTGCCAGTACTGCGGGCTTCTGGATCCACGTCAGAATTCTCTTTCCCTGCCCCTACCACCTCCTCTCTCTGCATTCCTTTTGTGACTAAAAAAgcagcacccccaccctgctGCTGAGACAGCTTCTCGGGAGCCACCCCCCAACTCATCTTATGGGGCACCAGCCCTGCTCCTTCCGCTGCCTCAACAACTTGACACCTGCTCCCCTCTCTGTGTGCCATAACCATTACCCCAGCTCAGGCCTCCTAAGTCCTCCCCTGCCTCATCTTGGTCTGCAACCCATTGTTCACTGGCGGCCAAGGTGAGCTGAAGAAATTCCCCTGGCAATCTTCAGCAGCTGCCGGTCCTCCAGGGGGAAGTCCAAACTCCAGAGGAGTGTTGGGACAAGACCCTTTGAGACCTGGTTGTAGAGCTGGCACCTgacagctctgccttcagctctccAGTGCATCGGCTCCCCTCACCTCCAGACTTCCCTGCACCCTGTGCCCACTGCTGGGGATCTTCATGTCCACCATTCCTGGTGAAGGTCCACACAAGACTTGCCCACAGACACACTTCCTTGAACTGACTCCAGTCAAGCCTGAGAAACCGTTCCTGCCAGTACCACCAGTGAGCTCCTCCTGGCCAAGGCCAGTGGTCAGTTCGGGACCCACTGGCATGCCCTTCCTTGGGGCATTTTCTTTGCTTGGCTTCTAGAGCATCACATGCTCctggtttttctcttctctccctggcTGATCCTTCtcgattttctttttctttttttttttttttaaatattttatttatttattaatgagagacacagagacacgggggggcggggggcgggcagagacacaggcagagggagaagcaggctccccgacatgggacttgatcctggatctccaggatcaggccctgggctgaaggcagcgctaaaccgctgagccacccgggctgccctcaattttcTTTATAGGTTTGCTTTCCCTTCTGCAAACTCTAAATGCTGGAGACTTAGTATTCCCTTCTTGTCCATTGACACTCCCTCCCGAGTTCAATTTCAGCCCTCCTGAAAGCTTGACAATCAATCCTTCTATATGCTGATGACTCCCAGGTGTTTATCTCCAGCCCAGACCTCTGTCCCAAGCTCCAGACCCACATATTTAACTGCCTACTGAACATCCCCATTAAAAAAGGgtgatacctgggtggctcagtggtttagtgcctgcctttggccccgggcgtgatcctagagtcctgggatcgattcccccAGTAAACAtggggtccctgtgtggagcccgcttctccctttgcctgtgtctcttaaataaaagcttaaaaaataaaataagtaaataaaagcttaaagcttttatttaataaaaacttaaaaaaaaatcaaaaccaaaaaccccacACCCTGCATTCTGCCTCCACCTCAGCCACCCTATCCCAGGCGGCCACCAGCTCACCTGAAGTATTGtagtttctccatctgtcctCCTTGCCCCACCCCCAAACTTGCCAGATCATGTCAGTCCTGTGTGGTGCCATCCCCCctcacttagaataaaatccgaAATCTGTGTGAGAGTCTACATACAGGGTTCCCTTCTTTCATCACTGCTCTCATGTCCAATTCATCCACCTATGCTAGTTTCCTGACTGCTGTCAGTCTTCCTCAAACACCTCGGGCAGCTTCCTACCGCAGGACATTTGTacctgctgttcctcctgcctaGAAGGTTTTTCCTCTAGTTGCCTGCATGGCTCCTTCCCTTACTTCATCCAGGCCTCCCTTCAAATGTCTCCTTACCAGAGTAGCTTTCCTTGGTGTCCCTGTGTAAAACAACCCAACCCTGTCACTCCCTGTCTTATTAGCATGCATTACTGGACATACTACAGATTATCTGTTTCTCTGTCTTATGTGAGCGCTGTCTCCACACTAGAATGTAAGGTCCAGAAGGCAGGGCTGTCCTGGTCAGTTGTTCCTGCTGTATTGCCAGACCCTGATCACTGGCTGGCACCTGTGTCCTCTGACTGCCTGACCACCCTGGGGGGAGGCACTCCCTGTTGTGCTCCCTGCCACACAGGCCCTGGTGGCACTCACTCTGCATTTCCTCTCTTCTCACACTTGATTGCTCCTATTCATCTGTCTTTGCTGCTGGTAAATGAGCTTTGTGGGACTGAGGCCTGTCTTATTCATGGTTCTATTTCCAGGGCCTGCCAGCAGGAGCACTGTGCTGTAACCCTGTAGCCCCATACTCAGTAAATAGTCCttacttaaaaacacaaatgaccCCACGTGCCTGCTGTCTTTGTGTGGCTGAGCTCATCCGTGAAGGACCCCTCCCCAGTACTCGAGGGGATCCTAGGGGCACAGGGTGGACAAGAGACCTATGGCTGCATCGCAGGGGGGGATGAGGTGGTGGCCAGGGTCcttggggccaggggctgggggtacCTGGCGGGCCAGGGGCTCGGTGAGTGTCTCCCCATAGGGGCTGAGCGGGCACGCTGTGTAGTGTCGCAGCAGGTCCTGCAGCCTCACGTGAGCGCTGTCCTCGCCTAGCACCACATGGCGCCCATCCCCAAGCTGGGCCAGCAGGAAGTGGCGGCAGCGAGTCCGGCTCCTGGAGGGCACCCATTGGATCA contains:
- the SH2D2A gene encoding SH2 domain-containing protein 2A codes for the protein MELPLAQICPQGSGKAPAPTFSTFQPLELPRRSCQDLGLLQGPRLQALKAEEAQPSPRVPAVHTSASPQPREAASSPEDAEKADEVFGEGGQSLQAETRAWFQKTQAHWLLQHGAAPAWFHGFITRREAERLLETKPEGCYLVRFSESAVTFVLTYRSRTRCRHFLLAQLGDGRHVVLGEDSAHVRLQDLLRHYTACPLSPYGETLTEPLARQTPEPVGLSLSTEMPDSGNKSQDSHPQYGLILKKLQNVTPTQKEGAGEPKESPQQPRPKPPLPAKPQLPPEVYTSPAPKPRPAPPPKPSHPIYQEPDEPIAFYAMGRGSPGEAPCNVYAEVEVEVPPGAGGPPCVLGHRALRKCRSRPVPGSQNTGAWRPQSENSVTGQGPPVPHQPLPCWGHTLPHNLSRQRTEDKGQVWLPLGPPQ